The window CTGAACGAAGGTCAGCAGGTGATGGATATGTTCGGCGATAAATTCGGCCTGAACATCATCAAGATTGATGCGGAAGAGCGCTTCCTGACTGCGCTGGAAGGCAAGTCTGATCCGGAAGAAAAACGTAAGACCATCGGTCACGTGTTTGTTGACGTATTTGACGAAGAGTCGAAGAAACTGGCGAACGCGAAGTGGCTGGCACAGGGTACTATCTACCCTGACGTTATCGAATCTGCGGCCTCAAAAACCGGTAAAGCACACGTTATCAAATCTCACCACAACGTAGGTGGTCTGCCAGAAGACATGCAAATGGGTCTGGTTGAGCCGCTGCGTGAGCTGTTCAAAGACGAAGTTCGTAAGATCGGTCTTGAGCTGGGTCTGCCGTACGAAATGCTATACCGCCACCCCTTCCCGGGTCCAGGTCTGGGCGTACGTGTACTGGGCGAAATCAAGAAAGAGTACTGTGACCTGCTGCGCCGCGCCGACGCTATCTTCATTGAAGAACTGCGTGCTGCTGACCTGTACGATAAAGTATCGCAAGCGTTCACTGTATTCCTGCCAGTTCGCTCGGTAGGCGTAATGGGCGACGGCCGTAAGTACGACTGGGTTGTCTCACTGCGTGCAGTAGAAACCATCGACTTCATGACCGCACACTGGGCTCACCTGCCATACGACTTCCTGGGTAAGGTTTCAAACCGTATCATCAACGAAGTTGACGGCATCTCACGTGTAGTTTACGACATCTCTGGTAAGCCACCAGCGACTATCGAGTGGGAATAATTTCCCCTTGATCTGCTGAGCACCTGCTGCCAGTGATGATCAAAAAGCCCATGTTCGCATGGGCTTTTTTTGTTGTTTAGGCCTCCCGTTTTAGCCACTTTCATTACCGCTGTGTGCGGCGTTGTGCTGCTATGGTAATGCCATAACTTTCCGGTCAGTTTGCGCTGCACAAACTGAGGGCATGGTGTGCGGCCTATGCACACTTGTTATGCAATCTGTGGTTTTATTGGTGAAATGAATAAGCAAGGACTTCCTGTTATCTGATTGATATACAGGTTGTTTTTATTTGTTTTCTTTCTGGTTAACCATTTGGTCAGGTTTTTGCTAGCAATATGCCGACCGTAAATAAAACAGCGTTATTGACTGAGATTGCGGTGACTAAACAACGGATTACAAAACCTATAGAAAGGAAGACAAAT is drawn from Vibrio sp. CDRSL-10 TSBA and contains these coding sequences:
- the guaA gene encoding glutamine-hydrolyzing GMP synthase translates to MTKNIHDQRILILDFGSQYTQLVARRVREIGVYCELWSWDVEEADIREFNPDGIILSGGPESVTELNSPRAPQYVFDSGVPVLGVCYGMQTMAEQLGGKVAGSNEREFGYAQVKVSGESALFKDLAETQDVWMSHGDKVVEIPADFVKVGETDTCPYAAMANEEKKYYGVQFHPEVTHTKQGQQMLENFVLCVCGCERLWTSESIIEDAIARIKEQVGDDEVILGLSGGVDSSVVAMLVHRAIGDKLTCVFVDNGLLRLNEGQQVMDMFGDKFGLNIIKIDAEERFLTALEGKSDPEEKRKTIGHVFVDVFDEESKKLANAKWLAQGTIYPDVIESAASKTGKAHVIKSHHNVGGLPEDMQMGLVEPLRELFKDEVRKIGLELGLPYEMLYRHPFPGPGLGVRVLGEIKKEYCDLLRRADAIFIEELRAADLYDKVSQAFTVFLPVRSVGVMGDGRKYDWVVSLRAVETIDFMTAHWAHLPYDFLGKVSNRIINEVDGISRVVYDISGKPPATIEWE